A single Elaeis guineensis isolate ETL-2024a chromosome 15, EG11, whole genome shotgun sequence DNA region contains:
- the LOC105058120 gene encoding hexosyltransferase GAUT11 — MRRRAPEFRRPARRRLLDWIWWLLGIFVVAGLVLFVVHHHHQDRFGPPIREKAPVTEGIPHRSLNFTLELLSSTSFARQLADQMTLAKAFVVIAKEHSNFQLAWELSSQIRNCQRLLSQAAVRGKPVTQEEAHPVVSRLAQLIYNAQDSHYDISTVITTLKNHAFALEERANAATAQSAAFGQLAAEAMPKSLHCLNIKLTEEWFRDPILRKLGDEHRNSPRLMDNNLYDFCIFSDNVLATSVVVNSTVSNAEHPQQLVFHVVTDEVNYRSMMTWFLRNDFKGCTIEVRRIEEFSWLNASYSPLVKQLLDGRTQAYYFMGGSVDQNGETKFRNSKFASLLNHLRFYIPQIYPLLEKVVFLDDDVVVQKDLTPLFSVELHGNVIGAVETCLEAFHRFYKYLNFSNPLVSSKIDPQACGWAFGMNIFDLIAWKKANVTAMYHYWQEQNADRMLWKTGTLPPGLLAFYGLMEPLDRRWHVLGLGYDMDIDDRLIESAAAVHYSGNLKPWLKLAISRYQHLWNQYMNSTHPYLKECSTH; from the coding sequence GAAAAGGCTCCAGTGACAGAAGGGATTCCtcatagaagtttaaatttcactCTAGAGCTTTTAAGCAGTACATCTTTTGCCAGACAGTTGGCTGATCAAATGACACTTGCGAAGGCTTTTGTAGTGATTGCGAAAGAGCATAGTAACTTTCAACTTGCTTGGGAGCTTAGCTCACAGATCAGAAATTGCCAACGGTTGCTCTCTCAAGCGGCTGTGAGAGGGAAACCTGTCACCCAGGAAGAAGCCCATCCTGTAGTCAGTCGCCTAGCACAGCTGATATACAATGCCCAAGACTCCCATTATGACATCAGCACTGTGATAACAACATTGAAGAACCATGCCTTTGCCCTTGAAGAACGTGCAAATGCAGCGACAGCGCAGAGTGCAGCTTTTGGTCAATTAGCTGCTGAAGCCATGCCAAAAAGTCTCCACTGTTTGAACATAAAACTGACAGAAGAGTGGTTTAGAGATCCAATACTAAGAAAACTCGGAGATGAGCATAGGAACTCACCCCGGCTTATGGACAACAACTTATACGATTTCTGCATATTCTCTGATAATGTGCTGGCGACCTCGGTGGTGGTGAATTCCACTGTCTCCAATGCTGAGCATCCTCAACAGCTTGTGTTTCATGTGGTTACCGATGAGGTCAATTACCGGTCCATGATGACCTGGTTTCTCAGGAATGACTTTAAAGGATgtacaatagaagttcggagaatagaaGAGTTCTCTTGGTTGAATGCCTCGTACTCCCCATTGGTCAAACAGTTGTTGGATGGAAGAACCCAGGCTTATTACTTCATGGGTGGTTCCGTAGATCAGAATGGGGAAACAAAGTTCAGGAACTCAAAATTTGCTTCATTGTTGAACCACTTGCGTTTCTATATCCCACAAATATACCCACTTTTGGAGAAGGTAGTTTTTCTTGATGACGATGTCGTGGTGCAGAAGGATCTAACCCCTCTATTTTCAGTGGAATTGCATGGGAATGTAATTGGAGCTGTTGAGACTTGCCTTGAGGCGTTCCATCGGTTCTACAAGTATCTCAATTTCTCCAATCCACTGGTCAGCTCAAAAATTGATCCTCAAGCATGTGGGTGGGCATTTGGAATGAATATCTTTGATCTGATAGCATGGAAGAAAGCAAATGTGACTGCAATGTATCACTACTGGCAGGAGCAGAATGCTGACCGGATGCTCTGGAAGACAGGCACGCTTCCTCCTGGCCTTCTTGCATTTTATGGGCTGATGGAGCCACTTGACAGGAGATGGCATGTTCTGGGATTGGGGTATGACATGGACATTGATGATAGGTTGATAGAGAGCGCAGCTGCTGTGCACTATAGTGGGAATTTGAAGCCATGGCTAAAGTTGGCCATTAGCAGATATCAACATTTATGGAATCAGTACATGAATTCCACACATCCATATCTTAAAGAGTGTAGCACCCATTGA